CTGATATATTAATTATTGCTTATACCCGTCTAGAGACAGTGATGGAGATCTTGTGATATACAGTACAGTCTTTAGATGAAATCAAAATAATGGCGCTTTTTGGAAGTTCAGGCAGAGGCTCATCCTTCATTCTTGTGTCTGCATCATATGGATTCAGATTGTTATAAAtttcatgtaaatgtaaatgtttcatAGCACTTGAAAAAACTCTATTTAAATATATGTGTTTATAAAAATATAGGTAATATGATGTATAATTGCGTGCTTTTCTGAGCTGCCTCGTATTAGTAATAAAAACCCCTTTTACAAGAAAAGATAAAGTGCATCATACTAGCAACTGTCATTTGTAAAACTGACAACTGTAAAAATGTTTAGTAAATGACTGTTCCCCATAATTTGTTTCTGCAaggttacagttttttttttttttttaaagcaaggGTTACATAAAAACTGTACTCTGAAATATTACACAGCAAACCTTGTTATATTCAAAAGTACCACTCTCTATTATACTGCTTGGATGTTAATATTGCAAAAAGTTTGGTTATAGTTTTCCACAAAGGTTTATAAATTTCATGTAATTAATATGCTAGTTTTAAAGCTGATTAAGACTAATCACACTGAAGCTGTGTTCATTATAGTGTTCATTGGCAATAGCATCCCTGGAACAGAGGCTCTCGATGGGTCTGAATTTGGCCAAATGCATGGCTAAATATTACTTTTTGATGAGCTTTTGTCATCGTCTATATATTCCACACACTGGTGGAATCCTGTGTGTGGTTTGTCTGATTATCTGAGAGTGCGTGGTTTGTCTGATACTTTCTCAGGCACTTCCACAGACCAGCTGATTGGCAGCAGGGTCTAGGGTAACACCCCCTTTCACCCGTCCACTGGAGCTTTCGTTTATTGTTCCTTTCTCTACATGGGCAAGCTTTGTCTGGCCTATTGTCCTGTGCTAAATTATATGTGATTGGTCCGTAAGCTGTATCAAAGAAATTGTTCCGGAAGGCTGTATAAATAGCAAAACGAAAGGATTCAGAGGAAACTCAGTGCCCTTGCTCACTGGAGACACTGCACTTGCTTCCAAACTGGCAGCTTACATGTGTATCAGTCTTCAGGAGACTATGAAGGAACAGAGCACAAGGTAAGGCCAGAACTAAAACACTTCAAGAAACGTTATGCAACATATATGAAGTTACCAACTCCAAGTGCTTTTGTGCATGAGCTACAGTCTTAATATTTGCCCTGCAGGTACAAAATCCGGAGCTTACAGAGAAGGTGCAGTGTTGGTGTTGGAAGGCTGAAGGATGTAATTGAGGAGCACCTTCATCATGGGGTCTCCAGCCTGGACATTCGGGAGAAGACCTTGGCTTTTTTCACGTTGAGAAGGGCCTTGCTGCTTCACAACGGATATTCCAGGTGTTCCCGGGATGTTCTGCGTCTCTCTCCTAACCCTGCCGAGGATGTAACTCCACTGTTCTACCAGCAGTAACCAATAAGTTCATGGAAAGCAAGTCAAAGGTCCAAAGGACCAAAAGACCAGAAGAGACTGCGGTCTGTACTGTATTCCCAGGACCCTCAACATAGAAGAAGCATCGTGTATGCAATTGATATCAGAACTTCAAGTGCACTTAGCAAACTGACTATAGAGCAAGACTGAAATATtagcgtgtatgtgtgtgtgtgctgtacaaAGCACACTGCACTGCAACAGTATGCCCCACTGTCCGTTCCTTTGAGAAGAGGAATGATGCTACGCTGTATATGCCATTGCATATGTAATTGATAACCTTAAAGGCTTGTGCTCGTTCATCACAGCAGTTCAAGTGTGCATTGTTTAAGAGTGCAAAAATGTCACTAATGCAGCTTAAATATTAATCTGGTTggatttcagtttattttattgtttactGTAGCTGGCGTAGTTAatcaaaaaaatatttgtttatgtggtTACTAATGAAacaataactcagaatgtcctGCTGAAATCCAGAACTTAAGATCCACATGCTTACAGTGCACTTTGCCATATGGGGACACAAATACTTAGAAGTAGCTCAGTtgctactgaagtacaaattatgaacaaatatggtctctacttgagataaaagatgcgtcacgattcattaatgatgaattaacacgagatcagtatttcacatgtTATTCATTGCTTGTTCCTTGAGTAGTTCCTTGAGTAATTCCTTCAATTCACAAAGGTTTGCAGAATTAGAtttagtaacaaatatagtaactgcttgacataaaatatgtgatatgattaattaatgatcagaatgtaactaagacttagtttgtggttaattaatacataagtaagagtataaaactatattatttgtgctccCTCACATAAAGTGTTACATGTGATGTTACcagctgttaaaaaaaatctgttttattattaatatcattTTTACAATAAAAGTTTTGTTCTACTGACATATATTTTAACATATAAATGATACATaacatttacatgtaaaaaaaaattgcaattaaatatttTCATTGTCTCCTATCATggaagaaaatatttgtgtgaaAGGTTTTTTTGAATCAGCTGCAGAAAACTAAAATGGGTACATACATTACAAAATATGGAAATCAGAAAGAATCATCCATTTGAAATTTATGATTTTCCAGGATATAAGTTAATTCCTGACCATAATTACTTATTGTGAATTTTATCTTTATTTCTCTCAGATCTTCTGTGTCTGTTTTTCATCTTATGGACAGTTAGTATTTAATTACAGCCCTGTTGTTGATCGTGAATTCTGTCAATTGGCAGAGTGCAGGAAAGTTTTACATCACAGTGTCATCATCCTACTGTCCATAACCTTCATTTTCACCTTGGATGCACGAGGCAATATTCCTGGGATTTCTGCAGCACTGAAACATTCTGAAAACAGGACTTTGTCATAATAAGGATTTGTTCAGTTTAATGACTtgctattaaaaaaatatacagttattacaaaaaaattattattgtaCATCATGTGGAAGCAATTTGATCAGTACAAATAAAGAACTTAATCAGTATACTCTTGATAAGTAAGAACTGAATCAATATTATTAATGAATAATCAGTTTTACTTATAACATAAGCATAGCCTATAATCAGGGTGTTTTTTTGTATTCAAATGGTACAATTATTTGAGTAAGCAGGATATTGTAATTAGCCATTAtaattttgtgtgtatgtgaacCTGCCCGTAAACAATAACCCAGGTAGAAGAAAAGATGGGGTGACATAGGAAAGTGAGGTTAGATAAGATATGAGCGAGAATCTGAAGACCCTAGAATCAGGTCACCTCTCAAGCAGGCTGAAACAGACCATCTGGTAAggttatgcccccccccccccccccccccgatcatCCTCTGGCAGACTGAATCATTTCAGATAAATTGCCAAGTGAGGAGCCTCTGTCAGCCACTGTCTACAAGACAAATGGACAATATAAGCGGGCTGAGAAAAGAGTGGGAGATCTGGAAAGGAGAGTTCTTAGTTAGCTGGTGAGCTTTCCTTACATTGACCTAATATCAAAGAATTGTTTGGAAATCTCCTGCATCCGTGTTCAAATTTTTTTGGATCTACATTGGAAACTGTAATCTGTATATAGCCAATCACATAATATATAGTCTGTCACATCTTCAAAGGTAAATCACATCTGTCTGAGCGAAAACATGAGGTCACGGATACAAGTGGCTGAAACgagtttcctccacagggtggctgggctcagccttagagatagggtgaggagctcggagattcgggagggactcagagtagagccgctgctcctctgctTTGAGAGGAACCAGCTGAGATGGCTCAGGCACCTGACTGGGATGATTCCTGAACACCTTCCTGGGGAGTTACTTTGGGCATGTCCAAAGCTGGAGGAGACcacggggcagacccaggacacgaaGAAGACATTATATCTCTCAGCTGACCAGGGAATGCTTTGGTATTCCTCTGGAGGAGTTGGAGAAGGTGGCCATAGGCATGGAGGTCCGGGCATGGAACATGCTGGGCGCTGCTGCCCTCTTCACCTCGAACTGGATGAGCGGCGAATAATCGATAGATAAATAGACATTGAAGTTGGAAAAAATAAGCTTTGTGTCAACAGTTTCCACAGATAACTTTAATGTCATTCACCAGAATTGATATATCTTGTGAGTTTCAGACAGGAATAGAAGCGTTCCTTGATTACTGATCCATAACTTGCACTTTATGTCATTCTGAGTAACTCTGTACTCCTCAATTGTTTTATGTAGCATCATGGTCCTAAAGAAATGTTTCATTTCACTGTGTACTATTCCAACTGCATATGATTGAAATGATAATAAAAAGCCACTTGACTTGATTAAGCAGAGTAAGCACGTATATGTTATGCTCATGTCTTTGTGCTTCTCACTGTCATTTGTGACAACATCACACAGCAGATAAGCTCTTTATACACAATCAACACTGTCCTAGCTTCACACAGGAGCCTGTGCATCTACCTTCATAATTTTCCACCTAACGAGACTTTGAAACACTCTCTGCACAAATAGTCCAGATGGTCCGTCGGGCAGTAAGGTCTTGTTCCCCAGCCATGAGAGATCAAACACCATAGCTAATGTTATGTGTGATAAGACACACTTCTTTTGTTCCTCCACAGAAAGCAGTGAATGGACAGAGTGTGGGAAACAGGGGGAAACTCAGTCACACAGAGAGTCACTATGACAGTGACCACAGACTCAGCTTGACAGATGAGTAACAAGGTCTAAGTCCGAGGGTTTATAGAGACACTTACAGCAAGAACATTGAGGGTAAATGGATCAAACACAAGTCaggtgttttgtatttattttttcaatagaaaaaaattatacaCCATTCAAAGATATAGCCTTAGTAATTATGCTAGGGAAACTATTAATGTGCTTGGCCATGATGaaattaacatatttatttttctacccAGCACTGAAATCACAGTGAAGTTGACATAGCACTGAATGAGGCCCAAGGGATTCTGGGTACTTTAACAATTCATTGTCAGCAGTGTATGATTGCTGACTTATACAAGGATGTTGTTTCTTTACTAATAATGCCAAATTAATGGTGCTATTTGTTCTTCAGAATCAAAACCAAAAATGAATTTATAGCAAAGCAATTTTACATAAAAGGAATTCATTTTGGGGTGCCATACAAAACAATCAAGGACAATCAAGACAAGCAATGTAACAAAATtatgtatgtaaataaaattatgtgtCCAGTGTagataatattatttttaatatgatattaataaaatataatatttttgtcCATTGGTCATTATGAGATAGTTTACATTATATATCAATACACAGCAATAATTTTAAGTATAAGTAAATTGACAGAAATGGTTTCTCATGTTCCTTATCACTGCTGAACCATATATGAAAGGAAGCATACTCTTATTACAGGTCAACACTTTCCCAGGTTCACACAGCAGCCTGTGCATCTCCCTCCTCAGTCTTCCACCCTCCACCTGTTCCCCTGAGACGTGACCATTGTCCTCCAGCAATAAGATCCTCAATGAGCATGTGGCAGCTCCACGTTCCTCATTGTCCCCTGCAGCTCATCCATTGGCTGCTGACTGTGAGAAACTCCAACAAGCCCAGGACTCACACATTCATATGTAGATCAGGGCCTATAAATAGGAGGCATGAAGCAGCACTGATCACACTCACGCTACACAGAGAGCTGCCCATCTCAGAGATACAGCCATGGCACCGACAGTCACAGCAGCTGTGATCTATTCTCAGGAGCATCTCACTCTGGACAACAAGGTAAACTCACATTCCAGTTCTGTTGTAGATACCCTGCATACTTATTTAACGTCATTGATGTGACATTTCAGACCTGGATCATTAATATCTTTCCTGTTATGTCTTTATAGCTGAGGAAGCCGATGGTGGAGAAGATGCGCAGAGATCGCATCAACAGCAGCATCGAGCAGCTCAAGACTCTCCTGAGCCAAGAGTTTCTCAGCCAGCATCCCGACTCCAAGCTGGAGAAAGCCGACATCCTGGAAATGACAGTTAGTTTCCTGAGACGACAAAGCCATCAGCAGCCAGTGATCACCTCGTCCTGTTCAGCAGATGAAAATGAGGGCTTCTTCGGGTGTGTCCAAGAGATTGTGTGTTTCCTGTCAAGGGAAGATGTGAAGACACAGTCCCAGATGAAACTCCTGAGGCACTTCCAAACCATGCAGCCTTCCTCTGGTAAAAGCAGGGGTGACAGTGTCTTGTCTTGCCAAAGTTCACCAGCTCGTCATACAGCTATTAAAGAGAAGACGCCAGTCAACAGCGCCCTCTGGAGACCATGGTGAACTCAAACACACAGGAGCTCAGACAAACAGAACTGAACATGTTGATCTATGATGAACAGTTGTTCTAAAAGTGTAGGAAGTTGTTTCTTCCTCTTCTGCAAATGCAGGGGATTTCTGGAATTACTTTTATTTGAATCAAATATTAAGATGAAATATTTTGAGATTGAAGAGTTTTCATTTGAATGGAGTTCATTCCTGCTATTGGCAAATTAATGTTGCTTCTAATTTCATGAAAAAATCAGAGCAAATGTGCATTGTTAATACCTCATCTTGTTTTGAGTCTACTTCTTACATATTGTAAGGCGATAtcatataaaatgtttattagtaAGACTGTATCCACCATTCTTAGTGTGGCTATTTAAAAACTATTATTATATAGTAGTTACTGTTATTGTGATCAGTCAGAGTGATGTGTATATTACactggagtttgcatggtctcaGTATCTACTAAAATCATAGTGTGTAAACCACATGTGTTAAAATGTCTTTTATAAAGACATTTACTCGATCAACAGAGTAGTAAGACTGTCTTTGGAATATTTTCAAACTATCACTGTTCATATGTATCTCACTGTGTGAGAAGTGATTTCAGTTCCCTTCAGTGAAGGAGATGTTAATGTTTCAATAACATTTCATTGaagtttattttattaaaagaaaaagttCTTGTTATTCATTTGGTTCCTTGTTTCATTTTAAACCATTCTCACCCCCCCAAGGTGATATCTCTATCCCAGGCAACACTAAAGGGACCAGACAGGATGACCAGCTAAACTGTGACCTGACCATATCTGTGTGTGCATTCACCACCTAATCATTTGGTCTTTTACCTGGAGGTCAGCCTGAAACATCAGGATTGCTGTGTTTGAGTTGTCGTTTCACCCCGAGACAAACAGCCATTCCTACTGCTGTGAATGTTTAGGTACCAACTGGCTTTACATGGAATGTTCAAGTGTTTTACTGCATGTCAGTGATATCTACAGCAGGCAAAAGGGAAATGACAGAAACAGTTAAAAACgtttaataaatgatatatcatgcaaataaaa
This genomic interval from Paramormyrops kingsleyae isolate MSU_618 chromosome 8, PKINGS_0.4, whole genome shotgun sequence contains the following:
- the LOC140592205 gene encoding uncharacterized protein; translation: MCISLQETMKEQSTRYKIRSLQRRCSVGVGRLKDVIEEHLHHGVSSLDIREKTLAFFTLRRALLLHNGYSRCSRDVLRLSPNPAEDVTPLFYQQ
- the LOC140592186 gene encoding transcription factor HES-5-like, whose amino-acid sequence is MAPTVTAAVIYSQEHLTLDNKLRKPMVEKMRRDRINSSIEQLKTLLSQEFLSQHPDSKLEKADILEMTVSFLRRQSHQQPVITSSCSADENEGFFGCVQEIVCFLSREDVKTQSQMKLLRHFQTMQPSSGKSRGDSVLSCQSSPARHTAIKEKTPVNSALWRPW